A genomic window from Flavobacterium azooxidireducens includes:
- a CDS encoding FAD:protein FMN transferase encodes MKIISSITMELKKLVSVFVFALLLFSCQKEETEKVFIIQGEAQGSTYAVKYVSKSEIINKQSIDSLLLAFDMSLSTYRPDSKISKINEGDSTIVVDDFFIETFKVSQQIHTETNGLFDPTIGVLVNAYGFGPTKEKIDLNQSKIDSLLQFVGFDKVKLNENKTISKKFNETYFDFNAIAQGYSVDLVADFLKSKGIQNGIVEIGGEIFAFGKNNVENKNWVIGIDDPTQKPEERTLIAKIKLENLGMATSGNYRKVMTDSVSGQKFVHIINPKNGLSQKGIILSATVLSPNCIEADGYATAFMIMEMENIKKLLQSRSDLYVLLIYADEKNQIQQFKTDNFKKLILE; translated from the coding sequence ATGAAGATTATATCATCAATTACAATGGAATTAAAGAAATTAGTTAGTGTTTTCGTTTTTGCATTATTGCTATTTTCCTGTCAAAAGGAAGAAACAGAAAAAGTTTTTATTATCCAAGGAGAAGCTCAGGGAAGCACTTATGCTGTAAAATATGTCAGTAAAAGCGAAATAATTAACAAACAAAGCATCGATTCTCTTCTGCTCGCTTTTGATATGTCGCTTTCAACATATCGACCGGATTCCAAAATTTCCAAAATCAACGAAGGAGATTCAACAATTGTTGTAGATGATTTTTTTATAGAAACTTTCAAAGTATCACAACAAATTCACACTGAAACAAATGGACTTTTCGACCCAACTATTGGTGTTTTAGTGAATGCTTACGGTTTTGGTCCAACCAAAGAAAAAATCGATTTAAATCAATCCAAAATTGATAGTTTATTACAATTCGTTGGTTTTGATAAAGTCAAATTGAATGAAAATAAAACTATTTCAAAAAAATTCAATGAAACTTATTTTGATTTTAATGCCATTGCTCAAGGTTATTCAGTTGATTTAGTGGCGGATTTTCTAAAATCAAAAGGCATTCAAAATGGTATTGTAGAAATAGGTGGTGAGATTTTCGCTTTTGGAAAAAATAACGTTGAAAATAAAAATTGGGTAATCGGAATTGATGATCCAACTCAAAAACCGGAAGAACGAACACTGATTGCCAAAATTAAATTAGAAAACCTCGGAATGGCAACCTCCGGAAATTACAGAAAAGTAATGACAGATTCGGTATCCGGACAAAAATTCGTTCACATAATAAATCCAAAAAACGGACTTTCTCAAAAAGGAATAATTTTAAGTGCAACTGTTTTATCTCCAAATTGCATTGAAGCAGATGGTTATGCAACAGCATTTATGATTATGGAAATGGAAAACATCAAAAAGCTACTTCAATCAAGATCTGATTTATATGTTTTGCTAATTTACGCTGATGAAAAAAATCAAATTCAACAATTTAAAACAGATAATTTCAAGAAACTTATTTTAGAATGA
- a CDS encoding Na(+)-translocating NADH-quinone reductase subunit F, translating to MEILSDQDLHNIAMNYVGKELESQGFDFIAVNSQLKRHPQFVCVDKPTNTLHFVLVTVFNYPNNPEEYDSIWMETFKEHAVKLKAKVLYAGVGIANASDYEKPVTKNEDYIINYNGIKEIS from the coding sequence ATGGAAATTTTATCAGATCAAGACCTCCACAACATTGCGATGAATTATGTTGGTAAAGAACTCGAAAGCCAAGGATTTGATTTCATTGCAGTCAATAGTCAACTAAAGCGTCACCCTCAATTTGTTTGTGTGGATAAACCAACCAACACATTGCATTTTGTTTTGGTGACCGTTTTTAATTATCCAAATAATCCCGAAGAATACGATTCAATTTGGATGGAAACGTTTAAAGAACACGCTGTTAAACTCAAAGCAAAAGTCCTTTATGCCGGAGTCGGAATTGCCAATGCATCAGATTATGAAAAACCAGTTACAAAAAATGAAGATTATATCATCAATTACAATGGAATTAAAGAAATTAGTTAG
- a CDS encoding SH3 domain-containing protein produces the protein MTLSNKYAGVVAAAQSAGINNLQVVEQDGILYVSGTTSSNKGKDAVWDALGLIDPTFSASDINVDVQVAGLAPGTSLVVATESSNLNIRREASTEGAIVGKAAKGEVVVLVEQSSDEWWKIRTKDGEEGYAYARYLRA, from the coding sequence ATGACATTATCAAATAAATACGCAGGCGTTGTAGCAGCTGCTCAATCTGCAGGAATTAATAATTTGCAAGTAGTTGAACAAGATGGAATTCTTTATGTTTCAGGAACAACTTCATCTAATAAAGGAAAAGATGCAGTTTGGGATGCTTTAGGCCTAATCGATCCAACTTTTTCTGCTAGCGATATCAATGTTGATGTTCAAGTAGCTGGTTTAGCACCGGGTACATCTTTAGTCGTAGCTACTGAAAGTAGTAACTTAAATATTAGAAGAGAAGCATCCACAGAAGGAGCAATTGTAGGTAAAGCTGCAAAAGGAGAAGTCGTAGTTTTAGTTGAACAATCATCAGACGAATGGTGGAAAATTAGAACCAAAGACGGCGAAGAAGGTTATGCCTACGCAAGGTATTTAAGAGCATAA
- a CDS encoding transporter: MKKTFKIAALSLLMAAAVVSCKKKATEPVSVETPVEVVEPTPVEPIQVETVSAVSPEVVQKVNDALKDFPNVKAEVVNDELTITGKVTPDQARKIKMSIDALKVGKVNYNYTN, encoded by the coding sequence ATGAAAAAAACATTCAAAATCGCAGCTTTATCATTATTGATGGCTGCAGCCGTTGTTTCTTGTAAAAAGAAAGCAACAGAGCCTGTTTCAGTTGAAACACCAGTAGAAGTTGTAGAACCAACTCCAGTCGAACCCATTCAAGTTGAAACTGTTTCTGCAGTTTCTCCAGAAGTTGTGCAAAAAGTAAACGATGCTTTAAAGGATTTTCCTAACGTAAAAGCAGAAGTTGTCAATGATGAACTTACCATTACCGGTAAAGTTACTCCGGATCAAGCCAGAAAAATCAAAATGTCTATTGATGCTTTGAAAGTTGGTAAAGTAAATTATAACTATACTAATTAA
- the nqrF gene encoding NADH:ubiquinone reductase (Na(+)-transporting) subunit F has translation MNTPVILASVVVFLVIVFLLVGMLLGAKSKLLPSGPVKIKINGENELEVESGNTLLTTLGNSKIFLPSACGGGGTCIQCKCIVTNGGGSILPTEEPHFTRKEIAEGWRLGCQVKVKNNMVIEVPEEVFGIKKFEAKVYSNYNVASFIKEFIVELPDDMHYEAGGYIQIEIPKCEVKYSDIDIAAHPEEHPGEPDKFKAEWDKFNLWPLVMKNTELVERAYSMASYPAEGRKIMLNVRVATPPWDRAKNGWASVNPGIASSYIFSRKAGDPVIVSGPYGEFFINESEAEMLYVGGGAGMAPMRSHLYHLFRTVKTGRKVTYWYGGRSKRELFYVDHFRALEKDFPNFKFYMALSEPLPEDNWKVKDGTSGEGDGFVGFIHNVVIDNYLSKHENPEDIELYFCGPPMMNNAVQKMGEDFGMPPENIRFDDFGG, from the coding sequence ATGAATACACCAGTAATCTTAGCCAGTGTTGTAGTTTTCCTAGTCATCGTTTTCCTTTTAGTGGGAATGTTGTTAGGAGCCAAATCAAAATTACTTCCGTCGGGTCCGGTAAAAATTAAAATTAACGGAGAAAACGAATTAGAAGTAGAATCAGGAAATACACTACTTACTACACTTGGAAACAGTAAAATATTTCTTCCATCTGCCTGTGGTGGTGGTGGAACTTGTATACAATGTAAATGTATTGTAACGAATGGAGGAGGATCAATTCTTCCAACAGAAGAACCACATTTTACAAGAAAAGAAATTGCCGAAGGATGGCGATTAGGTTGTCAAGTTAAAGTAAAAAACAATATGGTTATCGAAGTACCTGAAGAGGTTTTCGGTATTAAAAAATTCGAAGCAAAAGTATATTCAAATTACAACGTTGCTTCGTTTATCAAAGAATTTATTGTTGAATTACCGGACGATATGCATTATGAAGCAGGCGGATATATCCAAATTGAAATTCCTAAATGTGAAGTAAAATATTCCGATATTGATATTGCTGCTCATCCGGAAGAACATCCTGGTGAACCTGACAAATTTAAAGCAGAATGGGATAAATTTAATTTATGGCCATTAGTAATGAAAAATACTGAATTGGTTGAAAGAGCTTACTCAATGGCTTCTTACCCAGCAGAAGGAAGAAAAATTATGCTAAATGTTCGTGTGGCTACTCCACCTTGGGACAGAGCTAAAAATGGTTGGGCATCTGTTAATCCCGGAATTGCATCATCATACATTTTCTCAAGAAAAGCAGGTGATCCTGTAATTGTATCGGGACCTTATGGAGAATTTTTCATCAACGAAAGTGAAGCCGAAATGCTTTATGTGGGTGGTGGTGCCGGAATGGCTCCAATGCGTTCACACTTATACCACCTTTTCAGAACCGTAAAAACAGGAAGAAAAGTGACCTATTGGTATGGTGGTCGTTCAAAACGTGAATTATTCTATGTTGATCACTTTAGAGCTTTGGAAAAAGATTTCCCTAACTTTAAATTCTATATGGCTTTATCTGAACCATTACCGGAAGATAACTGGAAAGTAAAAGACGGAACAAGTGGAGAAGGAGATGGTTTTGTTGGATTTATTCACAACGTTGTAATTGACAACTATTTGTCTAAACACGAAAATCCGGAGGATATTGAATTGTATTTCTGTGGTCCACCAATGATGAACAATGCCGTTCAGAAAATGGGAGAAGACTTCGGAATGCCACCGGAAAATATCCGTTTTGATGACTTTGGAGGATAG
- the nqrE gene encoding NADH:ubiquinone reductase (Na(+)-transporting) subunit E, with product MQELASLFVKSIFIENMIFAYFLGMCSYLAVSKTVKTAVGLGVAVIFVLAITVPINYLLDNYLLKQGALAWLGEDYASLDLSFLSFIMFIAVIASMVQLVEMVVEKFAPALYGALGIFLPLIAVNCAILGGSLFMQQKDFGGISEAVTYGLGSGIGWFLAILAIAAIREKIAYSHVPAPLRGLGITFLITGLMAIGFMSFMGIKI from the coding sequence ATGCAAGAATTAGCAAGTTTATTTGTAAAAAGTATTTTCATCGAAAATATGATTTTCGCCTACTTCTTAGGAATGTGTTCCTATTTAGCAGTATCAAAAACAGTTAAAACAGCCGTAGGTTTAGGTGTTGCTGTAATTTTCGTATTAGCGATAACAGTTCCAATCAACTACTTATTGGATAATTATTTATTAAAACAAGGAGCTTTAGCATGGTTAGGTGAAGATTATGCTTCTTTGGATTTAAGTTTCCTTAGTTTCATTATGTTCATCGCAGTAATTGCTTCTATGGTGCAATTAGTGGAAATGGTTGTTGAAAAATTTGCACCGGCACTTTACGGAGCTTTAGGTATCTTCCTTCCATTGATCGCAGTTAACTGTGCGATTTTAGGAGGTTCGTTATTTATGCAACAAAAAGATTTCGGAGGAATTTCTGAAGCAGTAACCTATGGCTTAGGTTCAGGTATCGGATGGTTCTTGGCCATTCTAGCTATTGCTGCTATTCGTGAAAAAATTGCTTATTCACACGTTCCTGCTCCATTACGTGGATTAGGTATTACTTTCCTCATTACAGGTTTAATGGCGATTGGTTTTATGAGTTTCATGGGAATTAAAATATAA
- a CDS encoding NADH:ubiquinone reductase (Na(+)-transporting) subunit D, translating to MSEEKEPLFSKKNRTLLSDPFNDNNPITVQVLGICSALAITVQLKPAIVMAISVLVVLAASNVIVSLIRNLIPNRIRIIVQLVIVASLVILVDQVLKAFAYDVSKQLSVFVGLIITNCIVMGRLEAFALGNGPWKSFLDGIGNAWGYGVILIVVAFFRELLGSGKLLGYEVLGNVTDKTGLYAYGYENNGLMLLSPMALIVVGIIIWIQRSKNRKLIEKH from the coding sequence ATGTCAGAAGAAAAAGAACCGTTGTTCTCAAAGAAAAATAGAACATTGTTGTCTGATCCATTCAATGATAACAATCCAATCACCGTTCAAGTATTAGGAATTTGTTCTGCATTAGCAATTACTGTTCAGTTAAAACCGGCTATCGTTATGGCAATTTCGGTATTAGTAGTTTTGGCAGCCAGTAACGTAATTGTATCGTTAATCAGAAATTTAATTCCAAACAGAATTAGAATTATCGTTCAACTTGTAATTGTTGCTTCATTAGTAATTTTAGTTGACCAAGTTTTGAAAGCATTTGCCTATGATGTTAGTAAACAATTATCAGTATTCGTAGGTTTAATTATTACCAACTGTATCGTAATGGGACGTCTGGAAGCTTTTGCTTTAGGAAATGGACCATGGAAATCATTTTTAGACGGAATTGGTAATGCTTGGGGTTACGGAGTAATTTTAATTGTAGTAGCGTTTTTCCGTGAATTACTTGGTTCTGGCAAATTGTTAGGTTATGAAGTTTTAGGAAACGTTACTGATAAAACCGGACTATATGCTTACGGATATGAAAATAACGGTTTGATGTTATTATCGCCAATGGCATTAATAGTAGTTGGAATCATCATATGGATTCAACGTTCAAAAAACCGTAAATTAATTGAAAAACACTAA
- the nqrC gene encoding NADH:ubiquinone reductase (Na(+)-transporting) subunit C, whose protein sequence is MDRNSNGYTFLFAGIMVVVVGALLAFAATSLKPMQDVNVRNEKMQNILTTVGVTGISREEAQAKFDEVIKSGYLINADGTATEDRQKTFEIDLKTEVKKDVAQQKFPLFVAEKDGETFYIIPLRGAGLWDAIWGYVSLEKDMNTVKGVVFDHKGETPGLGAEITQPWFLDRFVGEKIFTTEGQLVGIEVKKGYTGGNDKDDNKVDAISGATITGDGVSAMIKERLSHYGNYFSSQKSKLALKN, encoded by the coding sequence ATGGATAGAAATAGTAACGGATATACGTTTTTATTTGCCGGAATTATGGTGGTAGTCGTGGGAGCTTTGTTAGCTTTTGCAGCTACTTCATTAAAGCCGATGCAAGATGTCAACGTAAGAAATGAAAAAATGCAAAATATTCTAACTACTGTAGGAGTTACCGGAATCAGTAGAGAAGAAGCACAAGCAAAATTTGATGAAGTAATCAAAAGTGGTTATTTAATTAATGCCGATGGTACTGCTACGGAAGATAGACAGAAAACGTTTGAAATTGATTTAAAAACGGAAGTAAAGAAAGATGTAGCTCAACAAAAATTTCCACTATTTGTAGCAGAAAAAGATGGAGAAACTTTTTACATCATTCCGCTTCGTGGAGCAGGTCTTTGGGATGCAATTTGGGGTTATGTTTCTTTAGAAAAAGATATGAATACGGTAAAAGGTGTTGTTTTTGATCACAAAGGTGAAACACCTGGTTTAGGAGCTGAAATTACTCAGCCTTGGTTTTTAGATCGTTTTGTAGGTGAAAAAATATTTACAACCGAAGGTCAATTAGTTGGAATTGAAGTAAAGAAAGGATACACTGGCGGAAACGATAAAGACGATAATAAAGTAGATGCAATCTCTGGTGCAACGATTACCGGCGATGGAGTATCAGCGATGATCAAAGAAAGATTATCTCATTACGGAAATTATTTTTCCAGTCAAAAATCTAAACTTGCACTAAAAAATTAG
- a CDS encoding NADH:ubiquinone reductase (Na(+)-transporting) subunit B, giving the protein MKFLRDKIDQIKKPFGKGEKLEKFAPAVNALDTFLYVPNHTTKHGAHIRDAVDLKRTMITVVLALIPALIFGTWNAGYQSLSQIQEVVPFMDALIHGMWKVLPMIAVSYGVGLGIEFYFAIVRGHEVNEGYLVTGLLIPMIMPIDLPLWMLALSVIFAVIIGKEAFGGTGMNILNPALTARAFAFFAYPTYMSGDKVWVSDATTTDAISGETILGKLAAGQEAGYDTWSMFAGTIPGSISETSVLWILVGAAILVITGVGSWRIIVSGFLGAAFTAFLFELWGANPLMNFGMSHLLVGGLAFGIVFMATDPVSAAQTTRGKWIYGFLIGFFSILIRVFNPAYPEGVMMAILLLNVFAPTIDHYVVEGNVKRRKKRVAKQLKTA; this is encoded by the coding sequence ATGAAGTTTTTAAGAGATAAAATAGACCAAATAAAAAAGCCTTTCGGAAAAGGTGAAAAATTGGAAAAATTTGCACCGGCTGTCAATGCATTGGACACATTTTTATATGTTCCAAATCACACAACAAAGCACGGAGCTCACATTAGAGATGCAGTTGATTTAAAGCGTACCATGATTACGGTGGTTTTAGCTTTAATTCCAGCATTAATTTTTGGAACTTGGAATGCAGGTTACCAAAGTTTGTCGCAAATTCAAGAAGTAGTTCCGTTTATGGATGCTTTAATTCACGGAATGTGGAAAGTATTACCAATGATCGCCGTTTCTTACGGAGTTGGATTAGGAATTGAATTCTACTTTGCCATCGTAAGAGGACACGAAGTAAACGAAGGATACTTAGTAACCGGATTATTAATTCCGATGATTATGCCAATCGACTTACCTTTATGGATGTTGGCATTGTCGGTGATTTTTGCCGTTATTATCGGTAAAGAAGCCTTCGGAGGAACCGGTATGAATATTTTAAATCCTGCTTTAACAGCGAGAGCATTTGCCTTCTTTGCTTATCCTACTTATATGTCTGGAGATAAAGTTTGGGTTTCTGATGCCACTACAACGGATGCAATTTCTGGAGAAACAATTTTAGGAAAATTAGCTGCTGGGCAAGAAGCAGGTTATGATACGTGGAGTATGTTTGCGGGAACCATACCGGGATCTATTTCAGAAACATCTGTACTTTGGATTCTAGTTGGTGCTGCGATTTTAGTCATCACCGGAGTTGGAAGTTGGAGAATCATTGTCAGCGGATTTTTAGGAGCTGCGTTTACCGCTTTCTTATTCGAATTATGGGGAGCAAATCCTTTAATGAACTTTGGTATGAGCCACCTATTAGTAGGAGGTTTAGCATTTGGTATCGTATTTATGGCAACAGATCCTGTATCTGCCGCTCAAACAACCAGAGGAAAATGGATTTATGGCTTCTTAATTGGATTCTTTAGTATTCTAATTAGAGTTTTCAATCCGGCCTATCCGGAAGGTGTGATGATGGCGATATTGTTACTGAATGTATTTGCACCAACCATCGATCATTATGTGGTGGAAGGTAACGTCAAAAGAAGAAAGAAAAGAGTTGCTAAACAATTAAAAACTGCTTAA
- a CDS encoding Na(+)-translocating NADH-quinone reductase subunit A, with amino-acid sequence MSKDIRIKKGLDLKLVGEAEAKVDATSRSQVYSIKPSDFHKVTPKLVLKEGAEVKAGEVIFYSKNDEAVKFVSPVSGKISEIKRGEKRVILEINILADAQDTFVEHGKKNPKEMSAEQVKSHLLASGCWPFIKQRPYDVVATSTDTPKAIFISAYNSAPLSADVEVALKDKLTQFQAGIDALSKLTQGKVHLSVNGKVNSIFSSVSGVELHKVFGPHPSGNVGVQISKIDPINAGERVWIVAPQDVAIIGDLFLTGKFDATKVIALTGSEVTKPQYYTVRIGAQMKEIVSGKLASDNVRIISGDVFTGDKVSANGNLGYYSNTVTVIPEGNQYRMFGWLPFAGVNKHSMQRTALSWLMPGKKYVADTNLNGEERALVVTGEMEKVMPLDIYPMQLLKACLANDIDKMESLGIYEVAPEDFALIDYTNTSKLEAQVIIREALDLMINEVG; translated from the coding sequence ATGTCAAAAGACATTCGAATCAAGAAAGGGTTAGACTTAAAACTCGTTGGAGAAGCAGAAGCAAAAGTTGATGCAACTTCACGATCACAAGTTTATTCCATAAAGCCTTCTGATTTTCATAAAGTTACACCAAAGCTGGTGCTTAAAGAAGGAGCCGAAGTTAAAGCAGGAGAAGTCATTTTTTATTCCAAAAACGATGAAGCAGTGAAATTTGTTTCACCCGTTTCCGGAAAAATTAGTGAAATCAAGCGTGGAGAGAAAAGAGTTATTTTGGAAATCAACATTCTTGCCGATGCTCAAGACACTTTTGTGGAGCACGGAAAGAAAAATCCAAAAGAAATGTCAGCCGAACAAGTTAAGTCACATTTGCTTGCTTCCGGTTGTTGGCCTTTTATCAAACAACGTCCGTATGATGTTGTAGCAACTTCCACCGATACTCCAAAAGCAATTTTTATTTCCGCTTACAATTCGGCACCATTATCTGCCGATGTTGAAGTGGCTTTAAAAGATAAATTAACTCAATTTCAAGCCGGAATTGATGCTTTATCAAAATTAACCCAAGGAAAAGTTCATCTTTCGGTAAACGGAAAAGTAAATTCAATTTTCAGTTCTGTTTCAGGAGTAGAATTACATAAAGTTTTTGGTCCGCATCCATCTGGAAATGTTGGTGTTCAAATTTCAAAAATTGACCCAATCAATGCCGGAGAACGCGTTTGGATTGTTGCTCCACAAGACGTTGCCATCATTGGTGATTTATTCTTAACCGGGAAATTTGATGCAACCAAAGTAATAGCATTAACCGGTTCAGAAGTAACAAAACCACAATATTATACCGTTCGAATTGGAGCTCAAATGAAAGAAATTGTTTCCGGAAAATTAGCTTCAGACAATGTTCGAATCATTTCCGGTGATGTTTTCACAGGCGATAAAGTTTCAGCAAACGGAAATTTAGGCTATTATTCAAACACTGTAACGGTTATTCCGGAAGGAAATCAATACAGAATGTTTGGTTGGTTGCCATTTGCAGGAGTAAACAAACACAGTATGCAACGTACTGCTTTATCTTGGTTAATGCCGGGTAAAAAATATGTTGCCGATACTAATTTAAACGGTGAAGAAAGAGCATTAGTTGTAACAGGCGAAATGGAAAAAGTAATGCCGTTGGATATTTATCCAATGCAATTGCTAAAAGCTTGTTTGGCAAATGACATCGATAAAATGGAAAGTTTAGGAATCTACGAAGTAGCTCCTGAAGATTTTGCTTTGATAGATTACACAAATACTTCAAAGTTAGAAGCACAAGTAATTATCAGAGAAGCATTAGATTTAATGATTAACGAAGTAGGTTAA
- a CDS encoding type IX secretion system plug protein: MRNLFLLVFCFISSVSLAQAEQEIAPPYNIKTATFIQNNINAIPIFRLGDPFQFVFDDLYGDEANYYYTITHCDYNWTKSQLNLNEYIVGLDNQRIMDYENSFNTLQLYSHYRVSFPNQFTKGFKVSGNYMLKIMNNNQEVVFTRKFILYEDLVSVPMQVKSARDVRVLNQKHNLEFSILPNNMLLQNPIQNIKIMLLKNGIWNTAITNVKPMFTLGNDLIYKYDKETQFWAGNEFLFYENKDIRNAVNNVRYIELKGIYNTYLMPNSTRGNLEYTFFPDYNGNFLINNVGARENVDVEADYSWVFFTLSAPTYYGKKDIYITGMFNNYALTPEYKMDYNKEKGIYEKALIVKQGFTNYEYTLADSNGRVDFENALDGNFFQTENNYFCIVYYRANNDRFDRVIGKGMASSVDIIK; this comes from the coding sequence ATGCGAAACCTTTTTTTACTCGTTTTTTGTTTTATTAGTAGTGTTTCTTTGGCTCAAGCTGAACAAGAAATTGCTCCGCCTTATAACATTAAAACGGCTACGTTTATTCAGAATAACATTAACGCGATTCCGATTTTTAGGTTGGGCGATCCGTTTCAATTTGTTTTTGATGATTTGTATGGCGATGAAGCAAATTACTACTACACGATCACGCATTGCGATTATAATTGGACTAAATCGCAGTTGAATTTGAACGAATATATTGTTGGTTTGGACAATCAACGCATCATGGATTATGAAAATTCGTTCAATACGTTGCAATTGTATTCGCATTATCGGGTTTCGTTTCCGAATCAATTCACGAAAGGTTTTAAAGTGAGTGGAAACTATATGTTGAAAATCATGAACAATAATCAGGAAGTGGTTTTTACGCGAAAATTTATTTTGTATGAAGATTTGGTTTCGGTTCCTATGCAGGTGAAAAGTGCTCGTGACGTTCGGGTCTTGAATCAGAAACACAATTTAGAATTTTCGATTTTGCCTAATAATATGTTGTTGCAGAATCCGATTCAGAACATTAAAATTATGCTGTTGAAAAACGGTATTTGGAATACCGCCATTACCAACGTAAAACCAATGTTTACGCTAGGCAACGATTTGATTTATAAATATGATAAAGAAACACAGTTTTGGGCAGGAAATGAATTTTTGTTTTATGAGAATAAAGACATTAGAAATGCCGTGAACAATGTTCGTTATATTGAATTAAAAGGAATTTATAACACTTATCTAATGCCTAATTCCACTCGTGGAAATTTAGAATATACTTTTTTTCCGGATTACAACGGAAACTTTTTAATTAACAACGTTGGTGCACGAGAAAATGTTGACGTAGAAGCTGATTATTCTTGGGTGTTCTTCACCCTAAGTGCCCCTACCTATTACGGCAAAAAAGATATTTATATAACCGGAATGTTCAACAATTATGCTTTGACACCGGAATATAAAATGGATTATAATAAAGAAAAAGGCATCTATGAAAAAGCCTTGATTGTAAAACAAGGTTTTACAAATTATGAATACACATTAGCCGATTCTAATGGCCGAGTAGATTTTGAAAATGCATTAGATGGCAACTTTTTTCAAACGGAAAATAATTATTTTTGTATAGTTTATTACCGTGCCAACAACGACCGTTTTGACCGTGTAATCGGAAAAGGAATGGCAAGTTCGGTTGATATTATTAAATAA
- a CDS encoding DUF3667 domain-containing protein, translating to MSESTREIKNYRGLKCLNCNHPLDISDKFCPNCGQKNTTKRLSLKDFVDEFLANFYAYDSKVRNTIIKLFTKPGKAAKEFIDGKRQTYANPFRFYLSVSLIYFIFSGLVTKFNDETIVDLEQTTIKKSEEKNQEKDSTKTTNDQLDLNDPNSPVQINLGNVEIKKDTVKKQKFYTEKQIADFGFLKRTSRKVQTYANFFDHSKTTYPPKILDSLKHEKSKWNLYLLKKTYQFKKLDEEDNYGKNGFELFFDYLLEKMPFILFISLPFLTIVFAVLYYRKKLSYAEHMVFVFNFMSFMFLLIFTKEIIGLITGLDLGWIFLIITPIYFYKSLRNFYQQSRWKTILKFVILNFLLPTTASFVALLVLLIGFLLY from the coding sequence ATGTCTGAATCTACAAGAGAAATTAAAAATTACCGCGGATTAAAATGCTTAAACTGCAACCATCCGCTAGACATTTCAGATAAATTTTGTCCCAATTGCGGGCAAAAAAACACCACCAAAAGACTAAGTCTAAAAGACTTTGTAGATGAGTTTTTGGCTAATTTCTATGCATACGATTCTAAAGTTAGAAACACAATAATCAAACTTTTTACCAAACCGGGAAAAGCTGCAAAAGAATTTATTGATGGTAAAAGACAAACGTATGCCAATCCGTTTCGCTTTTATTTAAGTGTTTCCTTAATATATTTTATTTTTAGTGGATTAGTGACCAAATTTAACGATGAAACAATTGTTGATTTGGAGCAAACTACCATCAAAAAAAGCGAAGAAAAAAATCAAGAAAAAGATTCAACAAAAACAACTAACGATCAACTCGATTTAAACGACCCGAATTCTCCCGTTCAAATCAACCTCGGAAATGTTGAAATAAAAAAAGACACAGTAAAAAAACAAAAATTTTACACCGAAAAACAAATTGCCGATTTTGGTTTTTTAAAGAGAACGTCTCGAAAAGTTCAAACATATGCCAATTTTTTTGACCATTCTAAAACAACCTATCCGCCTAAAATTCTCGATTCATTAAAACATGAAAAATCGAAATGGAATTTATATTTACTCAAAAAAACGTATCAATTTAAAAAATTGGATGAAGAGGATAATTATGGTAAAAACGGTTTTGAGCTATTTTTTGACTATTTGTTAGAAAAAATGCCTTTTATTTTATTTATCTCTTTACCCTTTTTAACAATTGTTTTTGCTGTTTTGTATTATAGAAAAAAACTATCCTATGCAGAACACATGGTATTTGTTTTCAATTTTATGAGTTTCATGTTTTTACTCATATTTACAAAGGAGATTATCGGTCTAATTACAGGTTTAGACTTAGGTTGGATATTTCTAATCATAACGCCCATTTATTTCTACAAATCTTTAAGAAATTTTTATCAACAAAGTAGGTGGAAAACAATTTTAAAATTTGTAATTTTGAACTTTCTATTACCAACAACTGCTTCATTTGTAGCACTTTTGGTTTTACTTATAGGATTTTTGTTGTATTAA